From a region of the Thermus caldilimi genome:
- a CDS encoding TRAP transporter small permease translates to MLRKVEETLLALLLGGMATLAFANVLTRYFLRYPLAFTEELLVNAFVWATLLGVAIGLREGQEGAHIRFVALTEVLPAPWRRGFVALGFAVFALLFLLLALLAWRQAQDDLLLRTTSPSLGLPNAVYTLPTPFLALWVAFRALEGVWRSLRG, encoded by the coding sequence ATGCTGCGCAAGGTAGAGGAAACCCTCTTGGCCCTGCTCCTGGGCGGCATGGCCACCTTGGCCTTCGCCAACGTGCTTACCCGCTACTTCCTGCGCTATCCCCTGGCCTTCACGGAGGAACTCCTGGTGAACGCCTTTGTCTGGGCCACCCTGCTGGGCGTGGCCATCGGTTTGCGGGAGGGCCAGGAGGGTGCCCACATCCGCTTTGTGGCCCTCACGGAGGTTCTCCCTGCGCCCTGGCGCCGGGGTTTCGTCGCCCTGGGCTTTGCCGTGTTTGCCCTCCTCTTCCTGCTCTTGGCCCTTTTGGCCTGGAGGCAGGCCCAGGACGACCTCCTCCTCAGGACCACCTCCCCCTCCCTGGGCCTGCCCAATGCGGTCTACACCCTGCCCACCCCCTTCCTGGCCCTCTGGGTGGCCTTTCGTGCCTTAGAAGGGGTGTGGCGGAGCCTCCGGGGGTAG